From Pseudoxanthomonas sp. YR558, the proteins below share one genomic window:
- a CDS encoding nucleoside deaminase, producing the protein MLYQQIHLTLPAWTHDLVDPAATFASDEDKVALAIDLSRRNVDANTGGPFGAVVFGPDHRVIALGVNRVMPHTCSLAHAENMAYMLAQQRLQTPRLNDRIAPVTLATSSQPCCQCYGATVWAGIDRLLIGARAEDVMELTEFDEGPLPTDWVGELNKRGIEVVRDLRRDDARAVLKHYGESGGDRY; encoded by the coding sequence ATGCTCTACCAACAGATCCATCTGACCCTGCCTGCCTGGACCCACGACCTGGTCGACCCCGCCGCGACGTTCGCAAGCGACGAAGACAAGGTCGCGCTGGCCATCGACCTGTCGCGCCGCAACGTGGACGCCAACACCGGCGGTCCGTTCGGCGCCGTCGTGTTCGGCCCGGACCATCGCGTGATCGCACTCGGCGTGAACCGGGTGATGCCGCACACCTGCTCGCTGGCGCATGCGGAGAACATGGCCTACATGCTGGCGCAACAGCGCCTGCAGACCCCGCGGCTCAACGACCGCATCGCACCGGTGACGCTGGCCACCTCGTCGCAGCCCTGCTGCCAGTGTTACGGCGCCACCGTATGGGCCGGCATCGATCGTCTGCTGATCGGCGCGCGCGCGGAAGACGTGATGGAGCTGACCGAGTTCGACGAAGGCCCACTACCCACCGACTGGGTGGGCGAACTGAACAAGCGCGGCATCGAGGTCGTGCGCGACCTACGTCGCGACGACGCGCGCGCCGTACTGAAGCATTACGGCGAGAGCGGCGGCGACCGTTACTGA
- the rlmM gene encoding 23S rRNA (cytidine(2498)-2'-O)-methyltransferase RlmM — protein MSSTTGLLGYCRQGFEPELAAELSERAAHAGFAGYARAQRNDGHVLFVCEDAAGLDRALPWRDLIFARQKLRVLAELRGIDPKDRITPLLAALAGAGRFGDLWVEHPDSDTAKPLAGLARSFGNALRPVLRKQGFLSEKEDARLPRLHVVFVQGDHLFLCVADTRDSAPWALGIPRLKLLPDAPSRSALKLEEAFLSLLDDQQREALLKPAMTAADLGAAPGGWTWVLTRHHLRVTSVDNGPLREHVLATGLVEHLRADGFHWKPPQALDWMVCDMVEQPRRVAERMAQWFREGWCKHAVFNLKLPMKKRWDETRLCLDLFAEQAGRPLEIRARQLYHDREEITVFATPG, from the coding sequence ATGTCATCGACAACCGGCCTGCTGGGCTACTGCCGCCAGGGATTCGAACCCGAACTCGCCGCCGAGCTGAGCGAACGCGCGGCGCACGCGGGTTTTGCGGGCTATGCGCGCGCGCAACGCAACGACGGGCACGTGCTGTTCGTCTGCGAAGACGCGGCCGGTCTGGATCGCGCCCTGCCCTGGCGCGACCTGATCTTCGCGCGGCAAAAGCTGCGCGTGCTTGCCGAGCTGCGCGGCATCGACCCGAAGGACCGCATCACCCCGCTACTCGCGGCGCTAGCGGGCGCTGGACGCTTTGGCGACCTGTGGGTGGAACACCCCGATTCGGATACCGCCAAGCCGCTGGCCGGATTGGCGCGCAGTTTCGGCAACGCCCTGCGCCCGGTGCTGCGCAAGCAGGGCTTCCTCAGCGAGAAAGAGGACGCGCGGCTGCCGCGGCTGCATGTGGTGTTCGTGCAGGGCGACCATTTGTTCCTGTGCGTCGCCGATACGCGCGACAGCGCGCCCTGGGCGCTCGGCATTCCGCGGCTCAAGCTGCTGCCCGATGCCCCCTCGCGTTCCGCGCTGAAGCTGGAGGAAGCCTTCCTCTCGCTGCTCGACGACCAACAGCGCGAGGCCCTGCTGAAGCCCGCCATGACGGCCGCCGATCTGGGCGCGGCACCCGGCGGTTGGACGTGGGTGCTCACCCGACACCACCTGCGCGTGACCAGCGTGGACAACGGCCCGCTGCGCGAGCACGTGCTGGCCACCGGACTGGTCGAGCACCTGCGTGCCGATGGTTTCCACTGGAAGCCGCCGCAGGCGCTGGACTGGATGGTCTGCGACATGGTGGAACAGCCGCGCCGCGTGGCTGAGCGCATGGCGCAGTGGTTCCGCGAAGGCTGGTGCAAGCACGCGGTGTTCAACCTCAAGCTGCCGATGAAGAAGCGCTGGGACGAAACCCGGCTTTGCCTGGACCTGTTCGCCGAACAGGCCGGCCGGCCACTCGAGATCCGCGCACGGCAGCTGTACCACGATCGCGAAGAGATCACCGTGTTCGCCACGCCGGGCTGA
- a CDS encoding SMP-30/gluconolactonase/LRE family protein, with product MQLAICIVLLLAGCAHTTTNAPLPKDALYVARDVVGDGVFSAGIEGPAWGPDGALYAVSFARDGTIGRVTFDTDGSGNAALFAALPPGSTGNGIRFAADGSMLIADYSGHHVLRIAVGTREAKVFASLPQANQPNDIALAPDGTLYASDPKWADNTGQLWRIDRTGTPHLLETGMGTTNGVEVSPDGKHLYVNESVQRTVWVYDLLADGGVANKRRLIAFVDHGLDGMRTDVKGNLYIARYGAGVVAIVSPEGNVLREVALKGRKPTNVAFGGPDGRTVYVTLQDRGAIEAFRAETPGREAGL from the coding sequence ATGCAGCTGGCCATCTGCATCGTGCTCCTGCTTGCAGGCTGCGCGCATACGACCACCAACGCGCCACTTCCCAAGGATGCCTTGTACGTGGCGCGCGATGTCGTGGGCGACGGCGTCTTCAGTGCCGGCATCGAAGGTCCAGCGTGGGGCCCGGATGGTGCGCTGTATGCGGTCAGCTTCGCCCGCGACGGCACCATCGGGCGGGTGACGTTCGATACCGACGGGAGCGGCAACGCGGCACTGTTCGCCGCCCTGCCGCCAGGCAGCACGGGCAACGGCATTCGCTTCGCGGCCGACGGCAGCATGTTGATTGCCGATTACAGCGGACACCATGTGCTGCGCATCGCGGTAGGAACGCGAGAAGCGAAAGTCTTCGCATCCTTGCCGCAAGCGAACCAGCCCAACGACATCGCGCTCGCGCCGGACGGCACGCTTTACGCCAGCGACCCCAAGTGGGCCGACAACACCGGCCAGTTGTGGCGGATCGATCGCACGGGCACGCCGCATCTCCTCGAAACGGGCATGGGCACCACCAACGGCGTGGAGGTCAGCCCGGATGGCAAGCACCTGTACGTCAACGAGAGCGTGCAGCGCACCGTGTGGGTCTACGACCTCCTCGCCGATGGCGGCGTGGCGAACAAGCGCCGGCTGATCGCCTTCGTCGATCACGGCCTGGACGGCATGCGCACCGACGTGAAGGGCAACCTGTACATCGCGCGCTACGGTGCCGGGGTGGTCGCGATCGTCTCGCCCGAGGGCAACGTGCTGCGCGAGGTGGCGCTGAAGGGACGGAAGCCCACCAACGTCGCGTTCGGCGGACCGGACGGCCGCACGGTGTACGTCACTCTGCAGGACCGCGGGGCCATCGAGGCCTTCAGGGCGGAAACTCCGGGCCGCGAAGCCGGCCTGTGA
- a CDS encoding Gfo/Idh/MocA family oxidoreductase codes for MNDDASSVHDPARRRLLGALGAAGLAGVLPRVHAKGSRPLGVALVGLGYYSRDLLAPALRATKHCRLAGIVTGTPAKAAEWQRRYDIPDRNVYDYDGFDRIADNPDIDVVYVVLPNHLHKPFTLRAAAAGKHVWCEKPMAMDAAEAQAMIDACRHHRVQLAIGYRMQHEPNTQAVMALAKTRPFGRLQRIRAEAGFHGFDGASGDNWRLDPKRGGGAMYDMGVYALNAARYTTGTEPLAVTATQEIQRPAIFRGVDESMRFRLEFPEGVVADCATSFGRNMNALRAECEKGWYELSPFQAYEGVRGEASDGRRFDAATGATPAQQVRQMDDDALAILERRPPRVPGEEGLRDMRALDAIFASARGGGTRVEIATA; via the coding sequence ATGAACGACGACGCTTCTTCCGTGCACGATCCCGCGCGCCGGCGCCTGCTCGGCGCGCTCGGTGCAGCTGGTCTGGCCGGTGTGTTGCCACGGGTGCATGCCAAGGGTTCGCGTCCGCTCGGCGTTGCCCTGGTCGGCCTGGGCTACTACAGCCGCGATCTGCTGGCGCCCGCCTTGCGGGCCACGAAGCATTGCCGCTTGGCCGGCATCGTCACCGGCACGCCGGCGAAGGCGGCCGAGTGGCAACGGCGGTACGACATACCCGATCGCAACGTGTACGACTACGACGGCTTCGACCGTATCGCCGACAACCCGGACATCGACGTGGTCTACGTCGTCCTGCCCAACCATCTGCACAAGCCGTTCACCCTGCGTGCCGCGGCGGCAGGCAAACACGTGTGGTGCGAGAAACCGATGGCGATGGATGCCGCGGAAGCGCAAGCGATGATCGACGCCTGCCGCCATCACCGGGTACAGCTCGCCATCGGCTACCGCATGCAGCACGAACCCAATACGCAAGCGGTGATGGCGCTGGCGAAAACGCGGCCGTTCGGGCGCCTGCAACGCATCCGTGCCGAGGCCGGTTTCCACGGATTCGACGGCGCGAGTGGCGACAACTGGCGCCTCGATCCGAAGCGGGGCGGGGGCGCGATGTACGACATGGGCGTCTACGCGCTCAATGCGGCGCGCTACACCACGGGCACGGAGCCCCTCGCGGTCACGGCCACGCAGGAGATCCAGCGGCCGGCGATCTTCCGTGGCGTCGACGAATCGATGCGCTTCCGCCTGGAGTTCCCCGAAGGCGTCGTCGCAGATTGCGCTACCAGTTTTGGCCGCAACATGAACGCACTGCGCGCCGAGTGCGAAAAGGGCTGGTACGAACTGTCGCCGTTCCAGGCCTATGAAGGCGTTCGCGGCGAAGCGAGCGACGGTCGCCGCTTCGACGCAGCCACGGGCGCCACACCCGCGCAGCAAGTGCGGCAGATGGACGACGACGCGTTGGCGATCCTCGAACGACGACCGCCGCGCGTGCCCGGCGAAGAGGGCTTGCGCGACATGCGCGCGCTGGATGCGATCTTCGCCTCCGCGCGTGGCGGCGGAACGCGCGTCGAGATCGCGACGGCGTAA
- a CDS encoding UbiH/UbiF family hydroxylase: protein MKRRGQIDVAVVGGGVVGAACGLVLAREGLQVVLVEGREPVRWSREQPDLRVYAFAPDNAALLEDAGAWSSVREARAHPYRRMRVWDAAGGDELRFDADALGRTQLGWIIENALLVDRLWAALPAADVDVRCPARVEAMEQDADGVVLRLDDGTRLDARLAVAADGADSTLRRLAGLEVSGRDYAQRGLVAFVRTERPHEDTAWQRFLPTGPLAFLPFEQGLSSIVWTLPDGEAARLLALDESEFNRELTLAMGGQLGEVTLASPRAAFPLKRQLAKDYVAGRVIVVGDAAHVVHPLAGQGVNLGLRDVAALRDGIRAASAKRADWDASHRLERWARQRHSENATAAHAFDGINRLFSNDEMHLTLLRGPLLGLAGKLPPLVDFFWRHAAGQRAR, encoded by the coding sequence ATGAAACGTCGCGGACAGATCGATGTCGCCGTGGTCGGTGGCGGCGTGGTGGGTGCGGCCTGCGGCCTGGTGCTTGCGCGCGAAGGCCTGCAGGTGGTGCTGGTCGAAGGCCGCGAACCCGTCCGCTGGTCGCGCGAACAGCCCGACCTGCGCGTGTACGCCTTCGCGCCCGACAACGCCGCGCTGCTCGAAGACGCTGGCGCGTGGTCGTCCGTACGTGAGGCGCGTGCGCATCCCTACCGCCGCATGCGCGTCTGGGATGCCGCAGGCGGCGATGAACTCCGTTTCGATGCGGACGCGTTGGGTCGCACCCAGCTGGGCTGGATCATCGAGAACGCGCTGCTGGTGGACCGCCTGTGGGCGGCCTTGCCTGCGGCCGACGTCGACGTCCGCTGCCCGGCGCGGGTGGAAGCGATGGAGCAGGACGCGGACGGTGTCGTGCTCCGGCTGGACGACGGCACGCGCCTGGATGCGCGCCTGGCGGTGGCGGCCGATGGCGCCGATTCCACCTTGCGTCGATTGGCGGGCCTGGAGGTCAGCGGGCGCGACTATGCGCAGCGTGGCCTGGTTGCGTTCGTGCGCACCGAGCGGCCGCACGAAGACACTGCATGGCAGCGCTTCCTGCCCACCGGACCCCTGGCCTTCCTGCCGTTCGAGCAGGGCCTCAGTTCCATCGTCTGGACGTTGCCCGACGGCGAGGCAGCGCGCCTGCTGGCCCTCGATGAAAGCGAATTCAACCGCGAACTCACGTTGGCGATGGGGGGGCAGCTCGGCGAGGTCACGTTGGCCTCTCCACGCGCCGCGTTCCCGCTGAAGCGGCAGTTGGCGAAGGATTATGTCGCCGGCCGCGTGATCGTTGTCGGCGATGCCGCGCACGTGGTGCATCCGCTGGCGGGGCAGGGCGTCAACCTCGGTCTTCGCGATGTCGCGGCGTTGCGCGACGGCATCCGCGCCGCTAGCGCCAAGCGCGCGGACTGGGATGCGTCGCACCGCCTGGAGCGTTGGGCGCGCCAGCGCCACAGCGAGAACGCCACCGCCGCGCACGCCTTCGACGGCATCAACCGTCTGTTCTCCAACGACGAAATGCACCTGACCCTGCTGCGCGGGCCCTTGCTTGGTCTTGCCGGCAAGCTGCCGCCGCTGGTGGATTTCTTCTGGCGCCATGCGGCCGGCCAGCGGGCGCGCTGA
- the ubiH gene encoding 2-octaprenyl-6-methoxyphenyl hydroxylase yields the protein MTDRHDVVIVGGGLVGASLAIALDRQGLDVGLVEAAPAGQMPVVFDQRNLSFAAATVNALGALGIMARLRAPTGPIRRIHISRQGDFGRVRLDAADYAREAFGQVVVARDFGEALEAGLQDLRRLTRYRPARFTGLGETEDGHRIVRIATGDQERALRARLVVAADGTHSSVREALGIAADTHDYGQTLFVARVRAERAPDGTAYERFREDGPTALLPRGDRHWGIVHGVPRAQAEAIAALDEAAWLQRLQQHVGWRIGRLLESGERSAYPMTRVVAQRLVGERAVLLGNAAQTIHPIGAQGFNLGLRDALTLAEEIARAGDPGDPAALAQYAARRQEDRERTLSFSDGLARLTSNPSPLLRPLRSLGLAAVDANASLQAFLVGGAMGLRGDVPALCRGEAA from the coding sequence ATGACAGATCGGCATGACGTAGTAATCGTGGGTGGAGGCCTGGTGGGCGCCAGCCTCGCGATCGCCCTGGACCGGCAGGGCCTGGACGTGGGGCTGGTCGAAGCCGCGCCGGCGGGGCAGATGCCGGTCGTGTTCGACCAGCGCAACCTCAGCTTCGCCGCCGCCACCGTCAATGCGCTCGGCGCGCTCGGCATCATGGCACGCCTGCGCGCGCCGACCGGCCCCATCCGTCGCATTCACATCAGTCGGCAAGGCGACTTCGGACGCGTAAGGCTCGACGCCGCCGACTACGCACGCGAAGCCTTCGGCCAGGTCGTCGTGGCGCGCGACTTCGGCGAGGCCCTGGAGGCGGGGCTGCAGGATCTCCGCAGGCTGACCCGCTACCGGCCCGCGCGCTTCACCGGCCTGGGCGAGACCGAGGACGGCCATCGCATCGTCCGCATCGCCACGGGCGACCAGGAGCGCGCGCTTCGCGCCCGCCTGGTGGTCGCCGCCGACGGCACGCACAGCAGCGTGCGCGAGGCACTGGGCATCGCGGCCGACACGCACGACTACGGACAGACCCTGTTCGTCGCCCGCGTGCGCGCCGAGCGCGCACCGGACGGCACCGCCTACGAGCGCTTCCGCGAAGACGGGCCGACAGCCTTGCTGCCGCGCGGGGACCGCCACTGGGGCATCGTGCACGGCGTGCCGCGTGCGCAGGCCGAAGCGATCGCCGCGCTCGACGAAGCCGCATGGTTGCAGCGCCTGCAGCAGCACGTAGGCTGGCGTATCGGCCGGTTGCTGGAAAGCGGTGAGCGCAGTGCCTACCCGATGACGCGCGTGGTTGCGCAGCGCCTGGTCGGCGAACGCGCGGTCCTGTTGGGCAATGCCGCGCAGACGATCCATCCGATCGGCGCACAAGGCTTCAACCTTGGCTTGCGCGATGCGTTGACGCTCGCCGAGGAAATCGCACGCGCGGGGGACCCCGGCGATCCGGCCGCGCTCGCGCAGTACGCCGCGCGCCGGCAGGAGGATCGCGAGCGCACGCTGTCGTTCTCCGACGGTCTGGCGCGATTGACGTCCAATCCTTCGCCCCTGCTGCGTCCGTTGCGCAGCCTGGGCCTCGCCGCCGTGGATGCCAATGCTTCGCTGCAGGCGTTCCTGGTGGGCGGCGCGATGGGGCTCCGTGGGGACGTGCCGGCCCTCTGCCGGGGAGAAGCGGCATGA